In a single window of the Rhodamnia argentea isolate NSW1041297 chromosome 2, ASM2092103v1, whole genome shotgun sequence genome:
- the LOC115754760 gene encoding VQ motif-containing protein 4-like, with protein sequence MSCTTSNGVAQSSTRPFTPEPVFLRPTTYVQADATAFKQVVQMLTGSPKTAKQASTAVQDLGLPPSPSASVKPPPSSSPRKQGFKLYERRNNLSNCIIMNTVVAGNSSQITPGFLSSGCAAEMLSPSALDFPNKLVLSPVTPLRGDPFSKSSSPSGILSEEKAVADKGFYLHPSPRKSPRDAEPKLLQLFPTTSGATSFTER encoded by the coding sequence ATGAGTTGCACCACCAGCAATGGGGTGGCCCAAAGTTCCACCCGACCATTCACTCCGGAGCCCGTCTTCCTGCGCCCGACAACCTATGTCCAAGCAGACGCCACCGCCTTTAAGCAAGTAGTGCAGATGCTCACCGGATCGCCCAAAACAGCGAAACAAGCCTCGACCGCGGTCCAAGATCTGGGGCTGCCTCCCTCGCCTTCAGCGAGCGTGAAACCTCCTCCCTCAAGTAGTCCCAGGAAGCAAGGTTTCAAGCTGTATGAGAGGAGGAACAATCTCAGCAACTGTATCATCATGAACACTGTTGTTGCCGGCAACTCATCTCAGATAACTCCCGGGTTCTTGTCTTCCGGATGCGCGGCGGAGATGTTGTCGCCAAGCGCACTCGATTTTCCAAATAAGCTCGTGCTTAGCCCCGTCACACCTTTGAGGGGAGACCCTTTTAGCAAATCATCTTCTCCTTCGGGAATTTTGTCCGAGGAGAAGGCCGTAGCTGATAAGGGTTTTTACTTGCACCCGTCACCGAGAAAGTCTCCCCGAGATGCCGAGCCGAAGCTTTTGCAGCTCTTCCCTACAACTTCAGGTGCTACTTCTTTCACAGAGAGATGA